A single region of the Neomonachus schauinslandi chromosome 3, ASM220157v2, whole genome shotgun sequence genome encodes:
- the ELF1 gene encoding ETS-related transcription factor Elf-1 isoform X2: protein MAAVVQQNDLVFEFASNVMEDEQQLGDPAIFPAVIVEHVPGADILNSYAGLACVEEPNDMITESSLDVAEEEIIDDDDDDITLTVEASCPNGDETIETIEAAEALLNMDSPGPMLDEKRINGIPEVMETQQVQETYAHSPGASSPEQPKRKKGRKTKPPRPDSPATTPNISVKKKNKDGKGNTIYLWEFLLALLQDKATCPKYIKWTQREKGIFKLVDSKAVSRLWGKHKNKPDMNYETMGRALRYYYQRGILAKVEGQRLVYQFKEMPKDLIYIDDEDPGSSIESSDPSLASTTTSSRNQASRSRVSSSPGMKGGATTVLKPGNSKATKPKDPVEVAQPSEVLRTVQPTQSPYPTQLFRTIHVVQPVQAVPEGEAGVTSSVQDETLHSSVQSIRTIQAPAQVPVVVSPGNQHLHTVTLQTVPITTVIASTDPSSGAGSQKFILQAIPSSQPMTVLKENVMLQSRKPGSPPSIVLSPAHVQQVLTSNVQSISNGTVTVASSPSFSAATPVVTFSPRSSQLVAHPPGTVITSVIKAQETKTLTQEAVKKEAEDNWKEDSEKTEPQPQPYVMVVSNSNGFVSQVAMKQNELLEPNSF, encoded by the exons cTTGGTGACCCAGCTATTTTTCCTGCCGTAATTGTGGAGCATGTTCCTGGTGCTGACATTCTCAATAGTTATGCGGGTCTAGCCTGTGTGGAAGAGCCCAATGACATGATTACAGAGAGCTCCCTGGATGTCGCCGAAGAGGAGATCATAGATGATGATGACGACGACATCACGCTTACAG TTGAAGCATCCTGTCCTAATGGGGATGAAACGATTGAAACTATCGAGGCTGCTGAGGCACTCCTCAATATGGATTCTCCTGGCCCTATGCTGGATGAAAAACGAATAA ATGGGATTCCTGAAGTGATGGAAACTCAGCAGGTTCAAGAGACATACGCACACTCACCAGGAGCATCATCACCAGaacaacctaaaagaaaaaaag ggagaaaaacaaaacctccaCGACCAGATTCCCCGGCCACTACGCCAAACATAtctgtgaagaagaaaaacaaagatggtaAGG gAAACACAATTTATCTCTGGGAGTTTTTACTGGCACTGCTCCAGGACAAAGCTACTTGTCCTAAATATATCAAATGGACCCAGCgagaaaaaggcatttttaaactGGTAGATTCTAAAGCAGTATCCAGGTTGTGGGGGAAGCACAAAAACAAGCCTGACATGAATTACGAGACCATGGGAAGAGCTCTCAG GTACTATTACCAAAGGGGTATTCTGGCAAAAGTAGAAGGTCAGCGCTTGGTGTATCAGTTTAAGGAAATGCcaaaagatcttatttatataGATGATGAGGATCCAGGTTCCAGCATAGAGTCTTCAGATCCATCACTGGCTTCAACAACCACCTCAAGTAGAAACCAAGCAAGCAGGTCGAGAGTATCTTCAAGTCCAGGGATGAAAGGAGGAGCCACTACAGTTCTCAAACCAGGGAATTCTAAAGCTACAAAACCCAAAGATCCTGTGGAAGTCGCACAGCCGTCCGAAGTCCTGAGGACAGTGCAGCCCACACAGTCTCCATACCCCACCCAGCTCTTCCGGACTATTCATGTCGTACAGCCAGTACAGGCtgtcccagaaggagaagcaggcgtAACCAGTAGCGTGCAGGACGAAACATTACATTCTTCTGTTCAGAGTATTAG GACTATACAGGCTCCTGCCCAAGTTCCAGTGGTTGTGTCTCCTGGGAATCAGCATTTGCATACAGTAACACTCCAGACTGTGCCAATCACAACAGTGATAGCCAGCACAGATCCATCTTCAGGTGCGGGgtctcagaaatttattttacaagCCATTCCGTCATCACAGCCCATGACAGTACTGAAAGAAAACGTCATGCTGCAGTCCCGAAAGCCGGGCTCCCCTCCTTCCATTGTCCTGAGCCCTGCACATGTGCAGCAGGTCCTTACCAGCAACGTGCAGTCCATCAGCAATGGCACGGTCACCGTGGCTTCATCTCCGTCCTTCAGTGCTGCGACCCCCGTGGTGACCTTTTCTCCTCGAAGTTCACAACTCGTTGCTCACCCACCTGGCACTGTCATCACTTCAGTTATCAAAGctcaagaaacaaaaactctTACGCAGGAAGCGGTGAAAAAGGAAGCTGAAGATAATTGGAAAGAAGacagtgagaaaactgagccacAGCCGCAGCCTTATGTGATGGTGGTATCCAATTCCAACGGATTTGTCTCTCAGGTAGCTATGAAACAAAATGAATTGCTGGAACCCAACTCTTTTTAA
- the ELF1 gene encoding ETS-related transcription factor Elf-1 isoform X1 produces MAAVVQQNDLVFEFASNVMEDEQQLGDPAIFPAVIVEHVPGADILNSYAGLACVEEPNDMITESSLDVAEEEIIDDDDDDITLTVEASCPNGDETIETIEAAEALLNMDSPGPMLDEKRINNNIFSSSEDDIVVAPITHVSVTLDGIPEVMETQQVQETYAHSPGASSPEQPKRKKGRKTKPPRPDSPATTPNISVKKKNKDGKGNTIYLWEFLLALLQDKATCPKYIKWTQREKGIFKLVDSKAVSRLWGKHKNKPDMNYETMGRALRYYYQRGILAKVEGQRLVYQFKEMPKDLIYIDDEDPGSSIESSDPSLASTTTSSRNQASRSRVSSSPGMKGGATTVLKPGNSKATKPKDPVEVAQPSEVLRTVQPTQSPYPTQLFRTIHVVQPVQAVPEGEAGVTSSVQDETLHSSVQSIRTIQAPAQVPVVVSPGNQHLHTVTLQTVPITTVIASTDPSSGAGSQKFILQAIPSSQPMTVLKENVMLQSRKPGSPPSIVLSPAHVQQVLTSNVQSISNGTVTVASSPSFSAATPVVTFSPRSSQLVAHPPGTVITSVIKAQETKTLTQEAVKKEAEDNWKEDSEKTEPQPQPYVMVVSNSNGFVSQVAMKQNELLEPNSF; encoded by the exons cTTGGTGACCCAGCTATTTTTCCTGCCGTAATTGTGGAGCATGTTCCTGGTGCTGACATTCTCAATAGTTATGCGGGTCTAGCCTGTGTGGAAGAGCCCAATGACATGATTACAGAGAGCTCCCTGGATGTCGCCGAAGAGGAGATCATAGATGATGATGACGACGACATCACGCTTACAG TTGAAGCATCCTGTCCTAATGGGGATGAAACGATTGAAACTATCGAGGCTGCTGAGGCACTCCTCAATATGGATTCTCCTGGCCCTATGCTGGATGAAAAACGAATAA aTAATAATATATTTAGTTCATCTGAAGATGACATTGTTGTTGCCCCAATCACCCATGTATCCGTCACATTAGATGGGATTCCTGAAGTGATGGAAACTCAGCAGGTTCAAGAGACATACGCACACTCACCAGGAGCATCATCACCAGaacaacctaaaagaaaaaaag ggagaaaaacaaaacctccaCGACCAGATTCCCCGGCCACTACGCCAAACATAtctgtgaagaagaaaaacaaagatggtaAGG gAAACACAATTTATCTCTGGGAGTTTTTACTGGCACTGCTCCAGGACAAAGCTACTTGTCCTAAATATATCAAATGGACCCAGCgagaaaaaggcatttttaaactGGTAGATTCTAAAGCAGTATCCAGGTTGTGGGGGAAGCACAAAAACAAGCCTGACATGAATTACGAGACCATGGGAAGAGCTCTCAG GTACTATTACCAAAGGGGTATTCTGGCAAAAGTAGAAGGTCAGCGCTTGGTGTATCAGTTTAAGGAAATGCcaaaagatcttatttatataGATGATGAGGATCCAGGTTCCAGCATAGAGTCTTCAGATCCATCACTGGCTTCAACAACCACCTCAAGTAGAAACCAAGCAAGCAGGTCGAGAGTATCTTCAAGTCCAGGGATGAAAGGAGGAGCCACTACAGTTCTCAAACCAGGGAATTCTAAAGCTACAAAACCCAAAGATCCTGTGGAAGTCGCACAGCCGTCCGAAGTCCTGAGGACAGTGCAGCCCACACAGTCTCCATACCCCACCCAGCTCTTCCGGACTATTCATGTCGTACAGCCAGTACAGGCtgtcccagaaggagaagcaggcgtAACCAGTAGCGTGCAGGACGAAACATTACATTCTTCTGTTCAGAGTATTAG GACTATACAGGCTCCTGCCCAAGTTCCAGTGGTTGTGTCTCCTGGGAATCAGCATTTGCATACAGTAACACTCCAGACTGTGCCAATCACAACAGTGATAGCCAGCACAGATCCATCTTCAGGTGCGGGgtctcagaaatttattttacaagCCATTCCGTCATCACAGCCCATGACAGTACTGAAAGAAAACGTCATGCTGCAGTCCCGAAAGCCGGGCTCCCCTCCTTCCATTGTCCTGAGCCCTGCACATGTGCAGCAGGTCCTTACCAGCAACGTGCAGTCCATCAGCAATGGCACGGTCACCGTGGCTTCATCTCCGTCCTTCAGTGCTGCGACCCCCGTGGTGACCTTTTCTCCTCGAAGTTCACAACTCGTTGCTCACCCACCTGGCACTGTCATCACTTCAGTTATCAAAGctcaagaaacaaaaactctTACGCAGGAAGCGGTGAAAAAGGAAGCTGAAGATAATTGGAAAGAAGacagtgagaaaactgagccacAGCCGCAGCCTTATGTGATGGTGGTATCCAATTCCAACGGATTTGTCTCTCAGGTAGCTATGAAACAAAATGAATTGCTGGAACCCAACTCTTTTTAA